A stretch of Vicinamibacteria bacterium DNA encodes these proteins:
- the frr gene encoding ribosome recycling factor has translation MTIKQLIDDAKRRMDKTLEVLTKELASVRTGRASLAILDGVTVDYYGSPTPLNQVANLAVPEANLITVQPWEPPMLDKIEKAILSSDLDLNPANDGKILRIPIPPLTEERRKKLVKHVGKIAEESRTAMRQVRRDVNDRLKKMLKDKEISEDDERRALKEVQDLTDNHIKKTDDVVKKKEQELMTV, from the coding sequence GTGACGATCAAGCAGCTCATCGACGATGCCAAGAGGCGTATGGACAAAACCCTCGAAGTGCTGACCAAGGAGCTCGCCTCGGTTCGCACCGGGCGCGCTTCGCTCGCCATTCTCGACGGCGTCACCGTGGACTATTACGGCTCTCCCACACCACTCAATCAGGTGGCCAACCTGGCGGTTCCAGAAGCCAATCTGATCACCGTCCAGCCCTGGGAGCCGCCGATGCTCGACAAGATTGAAAAAGCCATCCTCTCTTCGGATCTCGATCTGAACCCCGCGAACGATGGCAAGATCCTTCGCATCCCCATCCCGCCTCTGACCGAAGAGCGGAGGAAGAAGCTCGTGAAGCACGTCGGCAAGATCGCAGAAGAAAGCCGCACGGCGATGCGGCAAGTGCGACGCGACGTCAACGATCGCCTCAAGAAGATGCTCAAGGACAAGGAGATCTCCGAGGACGACGAGCGGCGAGCTCTGAAGGAGGTTCAAGATCTCACCGACAACCACATCAAGAAGACCGACGATGTGGTCAAGAAAAAAGAGCAAGAGTTGATGACCGTCTAG
- the tsf gene encoding translation elongation factor Ts, giving the protein MTQISAQLVKELRERTGSGMMECKKALEEAKGNLEEAITILRKRGQAAAEKKSGRSTTEGLVGSYIHPGGRVGVLIEVNCETDFVANTVEFRELVKDLAMQVAGAPTPARWVRREDVPAEIVDKERDILGTQARSSGKPQNVVDKIVEGKLQKFYQENVLLEQAFIKNSDQTVGDFLTSKIAVLKENIQVRRFVRFERGESL; this is encoded by the coding sequence ATGACTCAGATATCCGCGCAGCTGGTCAAGGAGCTCCGTGAGAGGACGGGCTCGGGCATGATGGAATGCAAGAAGGCGCTCGAGGAGGCCAAGGGCAACCTCGAAGAAGCGATCACCATCCTGCGCAAACGGGGCCAGGCCGCTGCCGAGAAGAAGTCGGGCCGCTCGACGACCGAAGGCCTCGTGGGCTCCTACATTCACCCCGGCGGCCGGGTGGGCGTCCTCATCGAAGTGAACTGCGAGACCGACTTCGTCGCCAATACGGTCGAGTTCCGCGAGCTCGTCAAGGACCTGGCCATGCAAGTGGCCGGGGCCCCTACCCCGGCCCGATGGGTGCGACGGGAAGACGTTCCCGCGGAGATCGTCGACAAGGAAAGGGACATCCTCGGGACTCAGGCTCGAAGCTCCGGAAAACCGCAGAACGTGGTCGATAAGATCGTGGAAGGCAAGCTTCAGAAGTTCTACCAGGAAAACGTCCTGCTCGAGCAGGCGTTCATCAAGAACTCCGACCAGACGGTGGGTGACTTTCTCACGAGCAAGATCGCCGTTCTCAAGGAGAACATCCAGGTCCGCCGCTTCGTTCGGTTTGAACGCGGCGAATCTCTTTAG
- the pyrH gene encoding UMP kinase has product MSDNSAYRRVLVKLSGEVLMGNQAFGIDPEVAQFMASEISSLHSLGVQTASVIGGGNIFRGVAPSARGMDRVSADHMGMLATVINAVALQDALEKLGVHTRVMSAIEMREIAEPFIRRRAIRHLEKGRVVIFAAGTGNPYFSTDTAAALRAMEIKAEIIMKGTRVSGIYSADPEKDESAELFEKITYMQVLEKGLKVMDTTAISLCMDNRLPIIVFDVKKPGNMRRVACGEKLGTLVTTP; this is encoded by the coding sequence ATGTCGGATAACTCGGCCTATCGTCGTGTTCTGGTGAAACTCTCGGGCGAGGTCTTGATGGGCAACCAGGCTTTCGGCATCGACCCGGAAGTGGCCCAGTTCATGGCCAGCGAGATCAGCTCTCTGCACTCTCTCGGAGTCCAGACCGCCTCGGTGATTGGAGGCGGAAACATCTTCCGCGGAGTGGCTCCCTCGGCCCGGGGTATGGATCGTGTATCGGCGGATCACATGGGGATGCTGGCGACGGTGATCAATGCGGTGGCGCTGCAGGACGCGCTGGAGAAGCTCGGGGTTCACACGCGGGTGATGTCGGCAATCGAGATGCGAGAGATCGCCGAGCCTTTCATCCGGCGCCGAGCCATCCGCCATCTCGAGAAAGGACGGGTCGTGATCTTCGCCGCGGGGACGGGAAATCCCTACTTCTCCACGGATACCGCGGCGGCGTTGAGAGCGATGGAGATCAAAGCGGAAATCATCATGAAGGGTACCAGGGTATCCGGTATCTATTCGGCCGACCCCGAAAAGGACGAATCGGCGGAGCTTTTCGAGAAGATCACTTACATGCAGGTGCTCGAGAAAGGCCTGAAGGTGATGGATACCACCGCCATCTCTCTTTGCATGGACAACCGGCTTCCCATCATCGTCTTCGACGTAAAGAAACCCGGCAACATGAGGCGGGTCGCGTGCGGAGAGAAGCTGGGTACGCTGGTCACAACGCCCTGA